From Leptodactylus fuscus isolate aLepFus1 unplaced genomic scaffold, aLepFus1.hap2 HAP2_SCAFFOLD_112, whole genome shotgun sequence:
AGTCACGTGTACACTTGGGTCCGGGCTCCTCGTCTTCTGGATCAGGACAGATTCCGGGTCTCGAGGCACACGTATGGGATCTTTCTAGAGCTGAATTATACACAATGTCAGACTATCAGATTCACACAGTAATGTCATATTCTTACATAGGGTTTCCTGCAGTAATATCTGATCACAGAATAAGTAGTGTCTGATCACAGGGACCCCAAACCCCCCGATTATGAGACCTGGGTCCCATGTTCTCCATTCGCCTGGTGCATAGGTTGTGAGTGTGGGCGGCACTCCATTCACTCTCTATGGGccagtgtcccccacagtataatgtccccaggtcctatacattataatacccCAGGCCACATAGTATGGGGTCCGGGGAGGTCTGTATGACTCTCAGTACTTACCTGTCCTAGGACTCCATATGCGGGGCAGCGGTCATAGCTGGGGCCTGTGGGGCAGCagtagtagctggggcctgcggggcagcggacgtagctggggcctgcggggcagcggtcatagctggggcctgcggggcagcagtagtagctggggcctgcggggcagcggtcgtagctggggcctgcggggcagcggtcgtagctggggcctgcggggcagcggtagtagctggggcctgcggggcagcggtcgtagctggggcctgcggggcagcggtcatagctggggcctgcggggcagtggTCGTAGTttgggcctgcggggcagcggtcgtagctggggcctgcggggcagcggacgtagctggggcctgcggggcagcggtcatagctggggcctgcggggcagcggtcgtagctggggcctgcggggcagcggtcgtagctggagcCTGCGGGGCAGTGGTCGTAGTTTGGGCCTGAGGGGTAGCGGtcatagctggggcctgcggggcagcggtcatagctggggcctgcggggcagcggtcgtagctggggcctgcggaggcagcggtagtagctggggcctgcggggcagcggtcgtagctggggcctgcggggcagtggTCGTAGTTTGGGCCtgaggggcagcggtcgtagctggggcctgcggggcagcggtagtagctggggcctgcggggcagcggtcgtagctggggcctgcggggcagtggTCGTAGTttgggcctgcggggcagcggtcgtagctggggcctgcggggcagcggacgtagctggggcctgcggggcagcggtcgtagctggggcctgcggggcagcggtcgtagctggggcctgcggggcagcggtcgtagctggagcCTGCGGGGCAGTGGTCGTAGTTTGGGCCTGAGGGGCAGCGGtcatagctggggcctgcggggcagcggtcatagctggggcctgcggggcagcggtcgtagctggggcctgcggggcagcggtagtagctggggcctgcggggcagcggtcgtagctggggcctgcggggcagtggTCGTAGTTTGGGCCtgaggggcagcggtcgtagctggggcctgcggggcagcggtagtagctggggcctgcggggcagtggTCGTAGTTTGGGCCTGAggggcagcggacgtagctggggcctgcggggcagcggacgtagctggggcctgcggggcagtggTCGTAGTTTGGGCCTGAggggcagcggacgtagctggggcctgcggggcagcggtagtagctggggcctgcggggcagcggtcgtagctggggcctgcggggcagcggtagtagctggggcctgcggggcagcggtcgtagctggggcctgcggggcagcggtcgtagctggggcatgcggggcagcggacgtagctggggcctgcggggcagcggtcgtagctggggcctgcggggcagcggtcgtagctggagcctgcggggcagcggtcgtagctggggcctgcggggcagcggtcgtagctggggcctgcggggcagcggtcgtagttggggcatgcggggcagcggtagtagctggggcctgcggggcagcggtcgtagttggggcctgtggggcagcggtcgtagctggggcctgcggggcagcggtagtagctggggcctgcggggcagcggacgtagctggggcctgcggggcagcggtcgtagctggagcctgcggggcagcggtcgtagctggggcctgtggggcagcggtcgtagctggggcctgtggggcagcggtcgtagttggggcctgcggggcagcggtcgtagctggggcctgtggggcagcggtcgtagttggggcctgcggggcagcggtagtagctggggcctgcggggcagcggtcgtagctggggcctgaggggcagcggtcgtagctggggcctgcggggcagcggtcgtagctggggcctgcggggcagcggtcgtagctggggcctgcggggcagcggacgtagttggggcctgcggggcagcggtcgtagttggggcctgcggggcagcggacgtagttggggcctgcggggcagcggtagtagctggggcctgcggggcagcggtcgtagttggggcctgcggggcagcggacgtagctggggcctgcggggcagtggTCGTAGTTTGGGCCtgaggggcagcggtcgtagctggggcctgcggggcagcggtcatagctggggcctgcggggcagcggtcgtagctggggcctgcggggcagcggtagtagctggggcctgcggggcagcggtcgtagctggggcctgcggggcagtggTCGTAGTTTGGGCCtgaggggcagcggtcgtagctggggcctgcggggcagtggTCGTAGTTTGGGCCtgaggggcagcggtcgtagctggggcctgcggggcagcggtagtagctggggcctgcggggcagcggtcgtagctggggcctgcggggcagtggTCGTAGTttgggcctgcggggcagcggtcgtagctggggcctgcggggcagcggacgtagctggggcctgcggggcagcggtcatagctggggcctgcggggcagcggtcgtagctggggcctgcgtggcagcggtcgtagctggagcCTGCGGGGCAGTGGTCGTAGTTTGGGCCTGAGGGGCAGCGGtcatagctggggcctgcggggcagcggtcgtagctggggcctgcggggcagcggtcgtagctggggcctgcggggcagcggtagtagctggggcctgcggggcagcggtcgtagctggggcctgcggggcagtggTCGTAGTTTGGGCCtgaggggcagcggtcgtagctggggcctgcggggcagcggtagtagctggggcctgcggggcagcggtcgtagctggggcctgcggggcagtggTCGTAGTTTGGGCCTGAggggcagcggacgtagctggggcctgcggggcagcggacgtagctggggcctgcggggcagggGTCGTAGTTTGGGCCTGAggggcagcggacgtagctggggcctgcggggcagcggacgtagctggggcctgcggggcagcggtcgtagctggggcctgcggggcagggGTCGTAGTTTGGGCCTGAggggcagcggacgtagctggggcctgcggggcagcggtcgtagctggggcctgcggggcagcggtcgtagctggagcctgcggggcagcggtcgtagctggggcctgcggggcagcggtcgtagctggggcctgcggggcagcggtcgtagttggggcatgcggggcagcggtagtagctggggcctgcggggcagcggtcgtagttggggcctgcggggcagcggtcgtagctggggcctgcggggcagcggtagtagctggggcctgcggggcagcggacgtagctggggcctgcggggcagcggtcgtagctggagcctgcggggcagcggtcgtagctggggcctgtggggcagcggtcgtagctggggcctgtggggcagcggacgtagttggggcctgtggggcagcggtcgtagttggggcctgcggggcagcggacgtagctggggcctgcggggcagcggtcgtagttggggcctgcggggcagcggacgtagttggggcctgcggggcagcggtcgtagttggggcctgcggggcagcggtagtagctggggcctgcggggcagcggacgtagctggggcctgtggggcagcggtcgtagttggggcctgcggggcagcggacgtagctggggcctgcggggcagcggtcgtagctggggcctgcggggcagcggtcgtagctggagcctgcggggcagcggtcgtagctggggcctgcggggcagcggtcgtagctggggcctgcggggcagcggtcgtagttggggcatgcggggcagcggtagtagctggggcctgcggggcagcggtcgtagttggggcctgtggggcagcggtcgtagctggggcctgcggggcagcggtagtagctggggcctgcggggcagcggacgtagctggggcctgcggggcagcggtcgtagctggagcctgcggggcagcggtcgtagctggggcctgtggggcagcggtcgtagctggggcctgtggggcagcggtcgtagttggggcctgcggggcagcggtcgtagctggggcctgtggggcagcggtcgtagttggggcctgcggggcagcggtagtagctggggcctgcggggcagcggtcgtagctggggcctgaggggcagcggtcgtagctggggcctgcggggcagcggtcgtagctggggcctgcggggcagcggtcgtagctggggcctgcggggcagcggacgtagctggggcctgcggggcagcggtcgtagttggggcctgcggggcagcgtcGTAGTGCTGCGGGCAGCGGacgtagttggggcctgcggggcagcggtagtagctggggcctgcgggggcagcggtcgtagttggggcctgcggggcagcggacgtagctggggcctgcggggcagtggTCGTAGTTTGGGCCtgaggggcagcggtcgtagctggggcctgcggggcagcggtcatagctggggcctgcggggcagcggtcgtagctggggcctgcggggcagcggtagtagctggggcctgcggggcagcggtcgtagctggggcctgcggggcagtggTCGTAGTTTGGGCCtgaggggcagcggtcgtagctggggcctgcggggcagtggTCGTAGTTTGGGCCtgaggggcagcggtcgtagctggggcctgcggggcagcggtagtagctggggcctgcggggcagcggtcgtagctggggcctgcggggcagtggTCGTAGTttgggcctgcggggcagcggtcgtagctggggcctgcggggcagcggacgtagctggggcctgcggggcagcggtcatagctggggcctgcggggcagcggtcgtagctggggcctgcgtggcagcggtcgtagctggagcCTGCGGGGCAGTGGTCGTAGTTTGGGCCTGAGGGGCAGCGGtcatagctggggcctgcggggcagcggtcgtagctggggcctgcggggcagcggtcgtagctggggcctgcggggcagcggtagtagctggggcctgcggggcagcggtcgtagctggggcctgcggggcagtggTCGTAGTTTGGGCCtgaggggcagcggtcgtagctggggcctgcggggcagcggtagtagctggggcctgcggggcagcggtcgtagctggggcctgcggggcagtggTCGTAGTTTGGGCCTGAggggcagcggacgtagctggggcctgcggggcagcggacgtagctggggcctgcggggcagggGTCGTAGTTTGGGCCTGAggggcagcggacgtagctggggcctgcggggcagcggtagtagctggggcctgcggggcagcggtcgtagctggggcctgcggggcagggGTCGTAGTTTGGGCCTGAggggcagcggacgtagctggggcctgcggggcagcggtcgtagctggggcctgcggggcagcggtcgtagctggagcctgcggggcagcggtcgtagctggggcctgcggggcagcggtcgtagctggggcctgcggggcagcggtcgtagttggggcatgcggggcagcggtagtagctggggcctgcggggcagcggtcgtagttggggcctgcggggcagcggtcgtagctggggcctgcggggcagcggtagtagctggggcctgcggggcagcggacgtagctggggcctgcggggcagcggtcgtagctggagcctgcggggcagcggtcgtagctggggcctgtggggcagcggtcgtagctggggcctgtggggcagcggacgtagttggggcctgtggggcagcggtcgtagttggggcctgcggggcagcggacgtagctggggcctgcggggcagcggtcgtagttggggcctgcggggcagcggacgtagttggggcctgcggggcagcggtcgtagttggggcctgcggggcagcggtagtagctggggcctgcggctgtggggcagcggtcgtagttggggcctgcggggcagcggacgtagctggggcctgcggggcagcggtcgtagttggggcctgcggggcagcggacgtagctggggcctgcggggcagcggtcgtagttggggcctgcggggcagcggtagtagctggggcctgcggggcagcggacgtagctggggcctgcggggcagcggtcgtagctggagcctgcggggcagcggtcgtagctggggcctgcggggcagcggtcgtagttggggcatgcggggcagcggtagtagctggggcctgcggggcagcggtcgtagttggggcctgcggggcagcggtcgtagctggggcctgcggggctgcggtagtagctggggcctgcggggcagcggacgtagctggggcctgcggggcagcggtcgtagctggagcctgcggggcagcggtcgtagctggggcctgtggggcagcggtcgtagctggggcctgtggggcagcggtagtagctggggcctgtggggcagcggtcgtagttggggcctgcggggcagcggacgtagctggggcctgcggggcagcggtcgtagttggggcctgcggggcagcggacgtagttggggcctgcggggcagcggtagtagctggggcctgcggggcagcggtcgtagttggggcctgcggggcagcggtcgtagttggggcctgcggggcagcggtagtagctggggcctgcggggcagcggacgtagctggggcctgcggggcagcggtcgtagttggggcctgcggggcagcggtcgtagctggggcctgcggggcagcggtagtagctggggcctgtggggcagcggtcgtagttggggcctgcggggcagcggacgtagctggggcctgcggggcagcggtcgtagttggggcctgcggggcagcggacgtagttggggcctgtggggcagcggtcgtagttggggcctgcggggcagcggtagtagctggggcctgcggggcagcggacgtagctggggcctgcggggcagcggtcgtagttggggcctgcggggcagcggtcgtagctggggcctgcggggcagcggtagtagctggggcctgtggggcagcggtcgtagttggggcctgcggggcagcggacgtagctggggcctgcggggcagcggtcgtagttggggcctgcggggcagcggacgtagttggggcctgtggggcagcggtcgtagttggggcctgcggggcagcggtagtagctggggcctgcggggcagcggacgtagctggggcctgcggggcagcggtcgtagttggggcctgcggggcagcggtagtagctggggcctgcggggcagcggacgtagctggggcctgcggggcagcggacgtagctggggcctgcggggcagcggtcgtagttggggcctgcggggcagcggtagtagctggggcctgcggggcagcggtcgtagttggggcctgcggggcagcggtagtagctggggcctgcggggcagcggtagtagctggggcctgcggggcagcggtcgtagttggggcctgcggggcagcggacgtagctggggcctgcggggcagcggtcgtagttggggcctgcggggcagcggacgtagttggggcctgtggggcagcggtcgtagttggggcctgcggggcagcggtagtagctggggcctgcggggcagcggacgtagctggggcctgcggggcagcggtcgtagttggggcctgcggggcagcggtagtagctggggcctgcggggcagcggacgtagctggggcctgcggggcagcggacgtagctggggcctgcggggcagcggtcgtagttggggcctgcggggcagcggtcgtagctggagcctgcggggcagcggtcgtagttggggcctgcggggcagcggtagtagctggggcctgcggggcagcggtcgtagttggggcctgcggggcagcggtcgtagctggggcctgcggggcagcggacgtagctggggcctgcggggcagcggtcgtagttggggcctgtggggcagcggtcgtagttggggcctgcggggcagcggtagtagctggggcctgcggggcagcggacgtagctggggcctgcggggcagcggtcgtagctggagcctgcggggcagcggtcgtagctggggcctgcggggcagcggtcgtagctggggcctgcggggcagcggtcgtagttggggcatgcggggcagcggtagtagctggggcctgcggggcagcggtcgtagttggggcatgcggggcagcggtagtagctggggcctgcggggcagcggtcgtagttggggcctgcggggcagcggtcgtagctggggcctgcggggcagcggtagtagctggggcctgcggggcagcggacgtagctggggcctgcggggcagcggtcgtagctggagcctgcggggcagcggtcgtagctggggcctgcggggcagcggtcgtagctggggcctgtggggcagcggtagtagctggggcctgtggggcagcggtcgtagttggggcctgcggggcagcggacgtagctggggcctgcggggcagcggtcgtagttggggcctgcggggcagcggacgtagttggggcctgtggggcagcggtcgtagttggggcctgcggggcagcggtagtagctggggcctgcggggcagcggacgtagctggggcctgcggggcagcggtcgtagttggggcctgcggggcagcggtcgtagctggggcctgcggggcagcggtagtagctggggcctgtggggcagcggacgtagctggggcctgcggggcagcggtcgtagttggggcctgcggggcagcggacgtagttggggcctgtggggcagcggtcgtagttggggcctgcggggcagcggtagtagctggggcctgcggggcagcggacgtagctggggcctgcggggcagcggtcgtagttggggcctgcggggcagcggtagtagctggggcctgcggggcagcggacgtagctggggcctgcggggcagcggacgtagctggggcctgcggggcagcggtcgtagttggggcctgcggggcagcggtagtagctggggcctgcggggcagcggtcgtagctggggcctgcggggcagcggtagtagctggggcctgcggggcagcggacgtagctggggcctgcggggcagcggtcgtagttggggcctgcggggcagcggtagtagctggggcctgcggggcagcggacgtagctggggcctgcggggcagcggacgtagctggggcctgcggggcagcggtcgtagttggggcctgcggggcagcggtcgtagttggggcctgcggggcagcggacgtagttggggcctgcggggcagcggtcgtagttggggcctgcggggcaggtGAGAAGATCAAATAATCAACAGGGAAGGAAGCAAGATGGCCACAGACAGAACGCCATCTTACTAAGGGACCAGGACTGGCAAAGCAAAGCGTGTCTTCCCGAGTttggtggtttcctcccacactctataggacactccataggacactccataggacactccataggacactccataggacactccataggacactccataggacactccataggacactctataggacactctataggacactctataggacactctataggacactccataggacactctataggacactccataggacactccataggacactctataggacactccataggacactctataggacactccataggacactccataggacactccataggacactctataggacactccataggacactctataggacactccataggacactccataggacactccataggacactctataggacactccataggacattctataggacactccataggacactctataggacactctataggacactctataggacactccatAGGACACTCCATAGGACACTCCATAGGACACTCCATAGGACACTCCATAGACTCCATAGACGTCCTGACAGGGACTGTAGactgagtcctatatgggacggtCACTGactatgtctagagatgagcgaatcgaagctgacgaagtggaatacgatctgaatttcaggaaatattcaatggataatgaatcacattttttaataaaatcacaTGTCAGGAGAAGGGGcaggaactctgggaacgcggCGTCACCCACAATGCCAATCGGCAGCCGCCCCGGTGAGGTCACAGCCCTACCAGCGGCCATTTTAGGTGCAGTCATTTCACATCGCTCTTACTGCAGGGACGGAAAACAGAAGTTCAGAGAAAGAGGATTGTATAGGGGAAGTATATGGGGGAATGATACAGGGGCAGAACAGGGGacatatgggggggtgggggcaggTGGGGTAATAGGAACAAtctgactactgactgacattatactgtattgtgtgactACGAGGCGCAGTGtcctacaccactatatatactatactgtacacaccactatatatacactatactgtacaccactatatatacactatactgtacaccactatatatactatactgtactatactgtcacggagcgaaggtatacgtcttcctccggatggtcttttgaatcaacacggacgcaagaggtcgggagacaacagcaatttattgtaatccacaaagttagtagccggcggcggtcacatcaaccgtaataacaataagtccacagaagtcacaatccaatgataactttggctccttggtcctgtaactaaatcctggctctctacagagctgtgcacaggccggctaacacatactaacagctagctataactatatactaagactgttacacctatatctgtgggtgggaagggctgagtcacagatccttcccccctcacctataccaaggagagcagactccctgtctactatggacaatgcaccatccaacatcttcttggagacactgatcagattatctccacccattgtcctcactggtcctcactagttagagggatttgcatacaatgtgctaacacactagacccgaatcagccaactacacactgatgtatataacaggttagagaatacattccacatgaaatatatattacacattgcctatagtatagactagtatagtatagtacagaccTGTGACACcgctatatagtatatagtactcaTGGTGTACACCCGctatatagtatagactctaacatCCTgtgacacttcttagggccagttcacacggagttaacaggcGCACATTCTGGCATGTAGACACAAGTCAATGGGTCATTACAGGCACAAGATTACGCGCGTTGTACGCCTGTAcgagccattgaaatgaatgtgattctgttttgagtgctcacattctgataCGTGTATACATGCCCAAATCTCcgcccgttaactccgtgtgaactggccctaactcTGCTAATAGATGAGGATTCCTCTGATTGTAAAGTGATAGTCAGTGACTAACATGAAATGGCTGATACCAGGGAGCAATGGATGACACAGCGTCACTTACCCGGAGCGCAGTAATGTCCCACCGGCTCGTAGCCCTCACAGCAATGTCTGACCACAGAGGTCTCTGCTACGTATATTGTGCGGTATTCGGTTCTGTATTCCGTCTTGGTGCACGACTTCCATGGAATCCAGGACATGCACCAGCTCGGTTGCTCCCGCGGCTTCTGAAACGCCACAACCTTGGAGACATTCGCTACGATTGTGCGGTTACAGACGTGGTAACTCCAAGAAGGAATCAAGTCACCTGAAAGGACAGAAACCGCGCAGAAGTCATGGAAGtgctgtcatatatatatatatatatagcgcaaaggtgtaggtacagtatatatatagtgcaaaggtgtatgtacagtatatatacagtgtgtaaaggtgtaggtacagtatatatacagtgtgtaaaggtgtatgtgtgtatgtacagtgtgtaaaggtgtatgtacagtatatatacagtgtgtaaaggtgtatgtacagtatatatacagtgtgcaaaggtgtatgtacagtatatatacagtgtgtaaaggtgtatgtacagtatatatacagtgtgtaaaggtgtatgtacagtatatatacagtgtgtaaaggtgtatgtacagtatatatacagtgcgtaaaggtgtatgtacagtatatatacagtgtgtaaaggtgtaggtacagtatatatacagtgtgtaaaggtgtatgtacagtatatatacagtgtgtaaaggtgtatgtgtgtatgtacagtgtgtaaaggtgtatgtacagtatatatacagtggaaaaggtgttgtgtgtatgtacagtatatatac
This genomic window contains:
- the LOC142186662 gene encoding uromodulin-like 1 codes for the protein MDKKTLPYLTLLCVTAGLASGQILGDLIPSWSYHVCNRTIVANVSKVVAFQKPREQPSWCMSWIPWKSCTKTEYRTEYRTIYVAETSVVRHCCEGYEPVGHYCAPALERSHTCASRPGICPDPEDEEPGPKCTRDYDCPGLKKCCMSSNGSFCSSPAPPALDRNTIKYWYNSTVIIKMGYEELTLRDPGLINHTRLLHSM